A window from Littorina saxatilis isolate snail1 linkage group LG9, US_GU_Lsax_2.0, whole genome shotgun sequence encodes these proteins:
- the LOC138976273 gene encoding tripartite motif-containing protein 59-like yields MAAGSNGVNINTCAVCLDTYHEPRFLPCHHTFCAKCITDLANRHTRRRFPCPSCRKPTSLPQGGVAALQANFYIKTQSENNEMCKIHTKKELEFYCVRCQEAICINCKMTKHEQHQTVDLHTAIQHKQLLTDKSRLQKAEDHLRENLKTTRAEQQAVLDKKAAVEKNIRDRHAVMVAAADKFRDEALVSLRSVSTDIDSDIDQILKQQENNLKELLRIKRQVERAYDLGRTSDVITAVQEMKTGRGNQQAVDKLTSQGLKTVCRPVLHFKVTGDVILQKTRDFMGTVTKMEMEVAAPEVRVVKRFPCGKEADVEVFSLCHVDRSPPVVWVSCERRQLKEDAPVELYSEDGEYKQNDVNVGKVSCKRHAKGKSMRPVHRAGRIDTHCKSLTTANFSLNNDLSGKAGVKIITVMSTYPFKTKQKTEFSIKVGAHRAFDVDDTEQFFVVVEEPQLPDIWRKVKLYRRHGADAISTYSPPAHLPCCQPSDVCFYRLGGQHVLLVTDEENDAIHVVDVSGGCLRFVRYLAPGCPWLIQPTAITVDVSARLWLACRGGTIICLEPVDK; encoded by the coding sequence ATGGCTGCCGGTAGTAATGGAGTGAATATAAACACCTGTGCTGTGTGTTTGGACACGTATCACGAACCAAGGTTTCTGCCCTGCCATCACACGTTTTGTGCAAAGTGCATCACGGATCTTGCGAACCGTCACACGAGGCGACGCTTCCCCTGTCCCTCCTGTCGCAAGCCCACCTCTCTGCCCCAAGGGGGAGTGGCCGCCCTGCAGGCCAACTTTTACATCAAGACACAGTCAGAGAATAACGAGATGTGTAAAATCCACACAAAGAAAGAGCTGGAGTTTTACTGTGTCAGGTGCCAAGAGGCCATCTGTATCAACTGTAAGATGACCAAACACGAGCAGCACCAGACAGTAGATCTTCACACAGCCATCCAACACAAACAACTACTCACTGACAAGTCTCGCCTGCAGAAAGCAGAGGACCATCTCAGGGAAAATCTGAAGACGACGAGAGCGGAGCAGCAGGCCGTGCTGGACAAGAAGGCGGCAGTGGAGAAAAACATACGTGACCGACACGCCGTCATGGTGGCCGCTGCCGACAAGTTCAGGGATGAGGCCCTGGTCTCGCTTCGTTCTGTCAGCACAGACATTGACAGCGACATTGACCAGATCCTGAAACAGCAAGAAAACAACCTGAAAGAACTCTTGAGAATTAAGCGACAAGTTGAACGTGCCTATGACCTCGGAAGAACGAGTGATGTCATAACTGCTGTCCAAGAGATGAAGACAGGACGCGGCAATCAGCAAGCCGTTGACAAGCTGACGTCACAGGGGTTGAAAACCGTCTGTCGTCCTGTCCTCcacttcaaggtcacaggtgaCGTCATACTGCAGAAGACACGTGACTTCATGGGCACGGTGACCAAGATGGAGATGGAGGTTGCAGCGCCTGAAGTGAGGGTGGTGAAGCGGTTCCCGTGTGGGAAGGAGGCTGACGTTGAGGTCTTTTCTCTCTGTCATGTTGATAGGAGCCCGCCGGTTGTGTGGGTGTCGTGTGAACGGCGCCAATTGAAAGAAGACGCTCCCGTGGAACTTTACAGTGAGGATGGGGAATACAAGCAAAACGATGTAAATGTCGGTAAAGTTTCATGCAAAAGACATGCCAAAGGAAAGAGTATGAGACCAGTCCATCGGGCAGGCCGCATAGACACACACTGCAAATCACTGACAACAGCAAACTTCAGTCTGAACAACGACTTATCAGGAAAGGCAGGAGTCAAAATTATCACAGTGATGTCGACATATCCATTCAagacaaaacagaaaacagagtTCAGCATCAAAGTGGGAGCCCATCGTGCATTCGACGTGGACGACACGGAGCAGTTCTTCGTGGTGGTGGAAGAGCCCCAGCTGCCCGACATATGGCGCAAAGTGAAACTGTACCGACGACATGGAGCGGACGCCATCAGCACCTACAGCCCTCCTGCACATCTCCCTTGCTGCCAGCCGTCCGACGTGTGTTTCTACAGGCTGGGCGGTCAGCACGTGCTGCTGGTGACAGATGAAGAGAACGACGCCATTCACGTGGTGGATGTGAGCGGTGGGTGTCTGAGGTTTGTGCGCTACCTGGCCCCGGGCTGTCCCTGGCTGATCCAACCCACCGCCATCACTGTGGATGTCTCCGCTCGCCTGTGGCTGGCCTGCAGGGGTGGTACCATCATCTGTTTGGAGCCCGTCGATAAGTGA